Below is a window of Undibacterium sp. YM2 DNA.
GCCAGGCGCTGGTCTTGCTCTGTATCGCCAGTTGCCGCTGCCGTACCTTTCATGGGGCGAGCCAGCAATTTACCCTGTTGCTGGCGTACGAATAATTCTGGTGACAGCGAAACGACTGCCTCGCCATCAGGCAGGCAGATCAGCGCGCCGTAAGGCACGGGCTGGCGCTGGCGCAAGCGGCTGTAGAGTACGGCGGGCGGGCCATAGCTGTCAAAATGCAGACGGTATGTGTAGTTGACCTGGTAAGTGTCACCGGCAGCGATATATTCCCTGACCCTGGCTATGCCTTCTTCAAACTGGCTGGCATCGACACTAGGCTGTATACCTGCGATTCCGGCAATGGTGTGTGGCGCTTCCTGGGCCTGCAAAAAAGCAGTGACTTGCTGGCTATCCAGAATATGACATTGCCGGAACAGGAGTATGCGTGACACAGCCACTGCTGCGTGTCCGTCATGCTCAGCAATACCCTGCAATTGCGCACCGCTTTCATACGACAACAATGCCAGCGCAAAACTGCCCTGTTGCAAAGCCTGCTCTGCATCACGCCATAAGGCCGGCCACTGTTGCGCCGTGTTGCATGTCAGTACGACCTGCAAGTCATGGTAATAGCGCGATTGTGCCTGCTCCGAGTGAGCGTCATCAAGCAGGGCAAAGCATTCCCCAGGCTGAGGGAGAGGAAATGGCAGGACAGGATTGTTGGAAAAATCTGACACGCGGATTCAAGCTAACATAAAGATGTGCCGCAGTTTACCCGCAGATGCCTGCATCTGCATAAAGCGATGCACGAAGACGCCAATCAAGACAGAAGTATAGTGCCATGGCACTTTTTTATGACATGATTCTGGCACATAGGTATAGTCGCTGGTATTCACTACAGCCAATATTTTCCACAGGGCAATTCGCAATTTTTCTCATGCATAACACTTATTTCAGGCTACCAATGGCAAAACGCATCTTTCGCAAGAATTTGCAGGCAATCGCCCTGGCGATGCTGGCTGCCCTGATCTTGGGATTGATACTGTCTGCTTATCTTTTGCAAAGAAACCTGCGTGCAGAAGCCCTGTATAAATCTGACACTCTTGCCAGCAATATGGCAGACGCGATGATCGCCAATGATATGCGGCAATTGCAAAGTCTGTTGCTGAATGCCACCAATACGCCAGACATGCAGACTGCTAATGTCTATGACAGCCATGGCCAGCCCATACTGGCCTGGAACCCGCAGGGCCAGTTGATCAAGACCAGTGGTGTAGAAGCCACGACCTTGCTGCGGCGGCATGTGGTGGAATATCACCTGGGCAATTTCAGTGCCATTAGCCCGGTGCTGAGTGGCACCACGGTGATAGGTCAGGTGCAGTTGCAAATCAGTACCTGGCCGCTGTACCAGCACATCCTGTTGTTCTTGCTGATCGCCGGTTTCCTGTTTGTGTTTACCACTGTGTTGGCAGCTTACTGGCTAACAAACAATCAATTGCGCTCCATGCAACCCATCATGGAATTAAGCGTGATAGCAGAAAAAGTGGCAACACTGGGCGATTACAGCCTGCGCGCACCGCAAGACCCCGAGCATGAACTGGGCAGCCTGAACATGCATTTCAATCTCATGCTGGCAAGGATGGAAGCCTGGGAAAACGATATGCAAAGCGAAGCCAAGGAAAGGCGCGAAGCAGACAGCCGCCTGGCCATTTTGAACAACCATGACAGCCTGACCAAGCTGCCGAACCGCCACTATTTCCACCGGCTGCTCAGCAACTGCCTCGAAGATGCAGTTGCCAATGAAGAAATGGCAGCCCTGATGTTTATCGACCTCGACCACTTCAAGGGTCTCAGCGAAAGTTTTGGCTATGATGCCGGTGACCTGATTCTGGCGACCATGGCCAACCGCCTGTGCGGTGTCTTGCGCAGTACGGATACCCTATGCCGTGTCGATGGCGATGAATTTGCCGCCATTATGCCCAATGTGGGTAGTCTGGAAGTGGTAGAACAACTGGCAGACCGGCTGGTCAAGGCCATCAACCAGCCCATGACCTTGCGCGGCCAGCAAATATTGCTGAGCGCCAGTGTGGGCGTAGCCTGCTGTCCCCTGCATGCCAAAGAGCAGCGGCTATTTTTGCATCATGCTGATATTGCACTGAAAGCCGCCAAGGCCGCTGGCCGCAATACCTGGCGTCTGTATAGCAAAGACTTGCCCAAGACTTCTCAGGCAGTGCAACTCAGCATCTGATGCTCATCCAATGCTGCGTTGATGCTGATCGGATGCTCAATACGCGATATGCAGACGACGGTATAAAAAGCTGAGAACAAACAAGGGGCCTATCAGCAAATAGCGCAGGTCATCAAAGAAAGATGGTTTCTTGCCCTCTATCTTGTGGCCGATGAACTGGCCTATCCAGGCGACAACAAAAATACCGAGTGAAATTTGCCACATCAGGTGTTGTGGCAATTGCGAGAGTATCCACAGCATAGTGCCCGACATTCCCAGCATGCCTACGGCAAACGGCACCGAGAGTGTCGTGTAGTAAATCAGCGAAATAACAGTAACAGCAAGTGCCGCCATAGGATGGACTGCCCAGATCAGGCCAAGGAAGGACAGCACGATGACGGGCACACAGACAAAGTGGATCAGTTCATTGGTGGGGTTCAGGTGGCTTTCGCTGTATTTCGCCAGCAATTGCTCTATCTGTCTGGAATTGGCTTGTTGCATGAGGGTCTCCCGGATATTGTTATACCCTCAGAGTAATCCATCAAATGGCATCCTGCTTGAACGCAATCGCCATCCTATGCAATTCTGAGGGGGCCACCCCCATCATGCTGCGAAAGGTGCGACTCATGTGTGCCAGGTCGGCAAAGCCGGAGGCATGGGCAGCCGCCGTCATATTATTACCCTGTGCAACTGCCGCCACTGCATCCACCATGCGCGACCATAGCAGGTAGCGCGACAGCGACATACCGGTTTGCTGACGGAACAAGTGAGTGAAACGGCTTTCTGACAGGTGCACAAGCCTGGCCAGGTTCTCGCCATTACAATCTGCCCCATGACTGGCAGCAATCGCATCCAGTGCGGTCAGGATGCGGCTATCGAGTGAGGCACTGGTCTGGCTTTGTGGCAAGGCACAGGCTTGCCAGATTTGCCGTATATGCTGTGCTGCTTCCATGTCCAGTGACTGATGACGGTTGTCCGAAAGACTGGTGGCCAGTGCCTGAAACTCAGGCCACGTACCGAATGCAGCCCGCAAATCAGTTCCACTTAACTTCACCGCCTCCGGCATTTCCAGGAACAGATGCGCCAGCATGCCGCCATCGCTGTCTATCTGGTGAGCATCATGCGGTGCAAAACTGGCGCTGCGTGTTTCTGTCCAGTCATGGTCTGCCTGCAGGCGGGCGCGGAACGGACGCTCCAGGCCGTAAGTGAGTTGCAGCGCAAAATGGGTATGCAGGGACGAATCTATGCCTGGTGAAATCACCAGGGCGGCACCACGCCATAAAAATAAACGTCCGGGTTGCTGGGGCAGCTTCATCAGTGGCTGTCAAAATCCTGTGTGGTTAAAACACGGACTATGATGCGTCAGCCAGCGATGAAGTGCAATCGGGTCGGAAGATTAGCGCAACAGCAAGGCTACATGCATGGCCGCCTGCTCGGTTGGCAGCAATTTGAAACCGGTCTTGGCAAAGCGCAACCAGCGGCCCATGACAAAGCTGCACAAGAGGCTAGCACGTGCCTGCGCCTCTTCTTCGGCAAAATGGCCCTGGCTGGCTGCCAGGCGCAAAGACTGGCGGAAAGCCATTTCCAGTCTTTCTGCCAGTTGGTTCATGCGCAATTGCAGGCGTTCATCTTCATTGACCAGGGCGTCACCAATCAGCACGCGGGTCATGCCAGGATTGCGCTCGGCAAAATTGAGCAGCATCATGATGATGGACTGGGCTTGAACCATGCCATCTTCCTGGCTTTCATTGATCTGGTTGATGAGGCCAAAGATGGAAGACTCGATGAATTCAATCAGCCCCTCAAACATCTGCGCCTTGCTGGCGAAATGACGGTACAGCGCGGCCTCAGACACAGCCACCTTGGCCGCCAGCGCAGCGGTCGTGACCTTTTCACCTTTGGGATGCTCAAGCATCGCCGCCAGCGTCTGGAGTATCTGTAATTTACGTTCGCCGGGTTTGGTGCTGGCCATAGGTGTCAAATAAGTGAATTCAAAAAAGGAGAGCAGGCAATTCAGCCGCGCCGGGGCGAGATTCTAAAGACCAGCCGCCCAGTACGCAATCCCCCTTCACATTTTGCTACACTGCCTGGGCTCAGGCGCGCAGGCGATGGATGTGGCGGGCGAGTTGTATGACGGATTTTATTTTGACGTCGGCACAGGCGGCAGCTCTTTTACGCTGATGGACAGGAGTATAGCCTGTGACCCAGGCGGTGCGCAGACCTTCTTGCTTTGCAGCAAGCAAATTCTCTACACTATCTTCCACCAGGATACAGTCTCTTGCCTGTTTGCCATAAGTCGCCAGTAACTTGCGCAAATAGGAACGCGAAGGCTTGGGTTGCAATTGCCCATGCACGCGCATGGCCTCAACCGGGATATGTGCATCAAAATGTTTATGCAAACCCATGTGCCTGAGTACCCGGCCCGAATACACACGCGGCGCATTGGTCAGCAAAATCTTTTTACCGGGCAGACGGCTCAACAGTTTTTTCAAACCGCGTTCATACCTGATCATCGCACTGAGGTCATCAAAATGATGCACCTCTTGCAAAAACTCATCTGCCCTGACGCCATGGTGCCTGACCATGCCGAGCATGGTGACGCCATAGCGCGCATAGTATTGCTGACGGATGGCATTCACCCGCTCGGCATCTGCCGGCTTGCCATCTTCCCCCAGTACCCGCGCCAGGAAGGCATTCATGTTCTGGCTGATGACAGGGAAAATCGCATGTGAAGCATTGTGCAGCGTATTGTCCAGATCAAACAGCCACAAGGGCTCGGGGCGCCTACGCATGAGGCAGGCGCTCCACCAGCTGATATTGATTCATCAATGGCTGCGTATCATGGTACCGAAGGCTTGTTCGGTCAACACTTCCAGCAACAGGGAATGTTCTATGCGGCCATCGATGATATGCACGGTATTCACGCCAGACTTGGCAGCATCGAGTGCGGATGAAATTTTTGGCAACATGCCGCCGGAGATGGTGCCGTCAGCGAACATTTCATCAATCTCGCGCGCCGACAAATCGGTCACCAGATTGCCTTGCTTATCGAGCACGCCAGGGATGTTGGTCATCATGATGAGCTTTTCAGCCTTCAGGATTTCGGCAATCTTGCCTGCGACCAGATCGGCATTGATGTTGTAAGCCTGACCATCTTCACCAAAGCCTATAGGAGAAATGATAGGGATGAAGGCATCATCCTGCAGGGCTTTGACAACCGCCGGGTTGATGGCATCAATTTCACCCACGTAACCGATGTCAAGCATGGCACCCGGATTTTCACGGTCAGGCATCATCATCTTGCGGGCGCGAATCAGGCCGCCGTCTTTACCGGTCAGACCTACTGCCTGGCCACCGTAGTGGTTTATCAGCATGACGATATCCTGCTGGACTTCACCACCGAGTACCCATTCAACGACTTCCATGGTTTCTTCATCGGTGATGCGCATGCCCTGGATGAAAGTACCCTGCTTGCCCATTTTCTTGAGCGCATTATCAATTTGCGGGCCGCCGCCGTGCACCACGACCGGGTTCATGCCTACCAGTTTGAGCAAAATGACATCACGGGCAAAGCCGTGCTTCAGGCGTTCTTCTGTCATGGCATTGCCACCGTATTTGACGACGATGGTTTTGCCATGGAATTTACGGATGTAAGGCAGGGCTTCCGCCAGAATTTCCGCCTTGATGGCTGGTTCCACGCCTGCCAACCGGTCTTCCGGTGCAAGTTCTTCTGTCGTGTTTGCGTTCAAATCGCTCATAATGACGGTATATCCTGAAGGTATGATAGTGGGTTATTTCATCAAGCCTGAATTTTACAGGATTTGAGCCCAAAGCTTTTCCAATTCAGTCAGCAGACTTATGACATCGATTACAGATTTACATCAACAACTGGAAAACCTGCGCCCTGGCCTGTATCGCTTTGCACAATTGCAACTGCGCAATGAGTGTGCTGCGGAAGATGCCGTGCAGGAAACCTTGCTGGCCGTACTGGAAAAACCGGACAGTTTTGCCGGTAATTCTTCGCTGCGCACCTATGTGACAGGCATTTTGAAATTCAAGATCATCGATCACCTGCGTTCACTGAAAAAAGAAAAGCCGCTGGAAATCAAGGATGATGAATCTGAAGACGATTTGATAGACAGTTTATTTAATGCCAACGGCCACGTGATAGGTATGCCGACCGCCTGGGGTGCGCCTGAAGCAACATTACAACAAAAAGATTTTTTTCGCGTGCTGGAAGTCTGCCTGGAAAACCTGCCTGCCAAAACTGCCCGTGTTTTCATGATGCGTGAGTGGCTGGAACTGGAAACCGAAGAAATTTGTAAGGAATTGGAGTTGAGTACGTCTAATCTATGGGTGGTGCTCTATCGTGCGCGATTACGCCTGCGTGAATGCCTGGACCTGAACTGGTTTGGCAGGGTGTCATCAGGAGAAAAAATATGAGTGTCTTTATTGTTTGCAAACAAGCACATCAGCTTATTTCTGAGGGTTTGGACCGTCCGCTCAGCCTGTCTGAGCGCACCCAGTTAAAAATGCACCTGGCGATTTGCCGTGCCTGCACCGGCTTTGACGGGCAAATGTCATTCTTGCGCAAGGCAATGAAAAAGACTGCCAGTGAAGGCTTGCCAGCAGAGACCGATAATGCGGATGGCAAAGGTAGCGCGACATGAGTGTGTGTCCCCGCTGCCAGGCCGTGTTTACTTGTGCGATGGCAGATAATACTGGCCAAGCCTGCTGGTGCACTGCCCTGCCACCGATTGCCTTTAAAAAACTGCCAGATGGTGTATTGAAGATGGATGCGAGTTGCTTTTGCCCGCATTGCCTGCCACAGTGGAAGGCAGAACGCGAAGCCGAATACCAGCGTGACAACGTGCAGCCTGAGGCTTAGGCAACAATGCATGGACAAGCCATCCGCAACGCCAATTTGACAATTCAGTTACCATAGACTTTTTACATCCCGGTTTTCAGCATGTCTAACGATACGCCCTTAGCTTACAAAGCTGTCAATATTCCCGTCTCGCAGCGCATACGTGAACGCATCACGGCCAGCAAGACGCGTTTTCACGCGAATGACAATATCGCCCGTTTCATTGAAGCAGGCGAGATGGATGAATTGCAGGCAGAAGTCGAAGAAAAACTGCGTGCCGTGCTGGAAAGCCTGGTCATCGATACCGAGAGTGACCATAACACCCAGGATACTGGCCGCCGCGTCGCCAAGATGTTCATACAGGAAGTCTTCAAGGGCCGCTATGTGCCCATGCCTGCGGTCACTGAATTCCCGAATGCCTCGCACCTGAACGAATTGATGATCATCGGTCCTATAACGGTACGTAGCGCCTGCTCACATCATCTGTGCCCGATTATTGGCAAGGTCTGGATAGGTGTCATGCCGAATGAACATTCGAACCTGATCGGTCTGTCGAAATATGCGCGCATTGCTGAATGGGTCATGAGCCGTCCGCAGATACAGGAAGAAGCGGTCGTGCAACTGGCCGATACCCTGCAAGAAAAAATGCAGCCAGATGGTCTGGCAGTCGTCATGGAAGCTGACCACTTTTGCATGCATTGGCGTGGCGTGAAAGACATGGATGCTGCCATGATTAATAGTGTGATGCACGGCTCCTTTTTGAAGGATGCAAACCTGCGCCGTGAATTCTTATCCCTGATCAAACGCTAACCAGGACTTGCCATGCTAGTACGCTTACTTTACGCCAGCCGCGTCGTCGATGAAAAAATGTGCGACATCGTGCAATCCGTCGTCAGCCAGTCCCGTCAGCATAATCCGCAGCACGGCATCACCGGTGTGCTCTGCCATAGCGACCAGGTCTTCATGCAGGTGCTGGAAGGTGGCCGCGAAGCAGTGAATACCCTGTACAGCCACATTTTGCGTGACGAGCGTCATACTGACGTGATACTGCTTGATTATGAAGAAATACTGGAGCGCCGCTATGCAGGCTGGACCATGGGCCAGGCGAATATGAGCAAGATCAATCCTTCAATTTTGCTGAAATATTCACCCTTGCCGGTACTGGACCCGCACCGCATGTCAGGCAAGATATTGCTGGCCCTGATCGATGAACTGATGGCGACTGCGTCTATCGTTGGACGCACTTGAAACAACCGTTTGCCACCGTCAGTTTATTCGTGGTGAAGGCGTCGCTCAGGTTCATGCCTGTGCAAAAACTTTGTGAGGGAATCGGGCGGAGAACTGATACCCATGTCTTCCAGAATCTGCCCCACGCAACCACGGTGATAACCACCGTGGGTAATCACATGCAGCAACATCTCTTCGCATGACATGGTGCCCTTGTCGCCGTCAGTAAAGCTAAATTGCAGGCGCTGTTTCAGACGCTCTGTGCTGAGCCCGGATACAAAATCGAGGTACCAGTTATCGGTCGCACTGACGATCTCGCGCAATGCAGATAAGTCCGGTATTGTTTCGGAATTAGTCGATGTAAAACCAGCAGCCCCCGTTCCGCTCAGATGCCCCTTGAATATTCTGTCCACGACATTGACATGATCCAGCGTGTGCAGCATGGCCTGGAATTGATCGGGGTGTCGCTGCGCATCAAATCTGGCAAGGGCAGCGTGCATCTCTGCATTGGCCCAGGCCTTGTAACTGAAGAGTGAAACCAGAATACTATCCATAGCCGCGGATCTCCTTTGTTCTAATCACTAGTTACTACACTGATGCAACCGCAAGCTGTGCTACCAGGCCGCCATCAGATTCGGCCACCTGCATTAATTCTGCCGCATGGAAACCGAAGATATTGGCAATGGCTGGGCCGGGGAAATGCTCCATGCTCTGGTTATATTGCACCACGCAATCGTTGTAGGCCTGACGGGCGAAGATGAGCTTGTTTTCAGCATCATTCAATTCCGTGCTCAGTCTCTGCATGTTTTCATTGGCTTGCAAATCGGGGCAGGTTTCGGCAATCGCGAACATCCTGCCTAATGTCACGGTCAATCTGTCTTCCGTCGCAGCCAGATGCAGTATCGCAATGCCAACCAGGGGATGGAGGCAAGCCATGGCATTGGCCGACACAGCTTCATTGAGCGCGGTGATGATGGCCTCCAGCGCTTCGCGCTCATGCTTCATATAGCCTTTGGCAATCTCCACCAGATTGGGTATCAGTTCATAGCGGCGCTTGAACTGTATATCCATTTGTGAAAATGCATATTTAATGCGCCTGCGTGAACTCAGCAGGCGTTTTTGTATGCCCAGCACCCAGAATGCCAGTATTGCGAAGATGACCGCCAACACGATCATTGCAATCATGATGTCTCCAGAAAAAACAAGACCGGCAAAATATCAAGCCGGTCATGCTGGTTTAATTGTCGCTGGGAGGATTTTTACTTGGCGTAGCCTGGTAAGTCTTCAATTCTTCTTCTGTAATATATTCAAATACCTTGACGACCTTGCGCACGCCACTGATGCTGCTGGCCAGGTCAGCGGCATGGTTACCTTCACGCTGGGTGACACGTCCCATCAAAAAGACGACACCGGCTTCGGTCACAACTTTGAAGGCATTCGCGGACACTTCCTTGGCATCGACAAAGGTTGCCTTGACCTTGGTCGTAATCAGCGTGTCATTTGACCGTGCCGTGTAATTGGAGACTGGCCCTATGATCAGCTCATTGGTGACTGCGCTTACACCTTCAACGGCACGCATTTCACGCTCGGCGGCTGATTTGGCATTTTCATCGATCACTTCGCCAGTCAAGAGGACGCGGCGGTTAAATGAATTGACATTCACATGACCATTCTTATCCAGCAAGCGGGAGATACGGGTTTCGCCTTTAATGACGATGGCCTTGTCCTCGGTCTGCGCACCAAAGGTACGGCGGTCAGTTGCTGCGAAAGTACCTACTACAGCACTCCCTACGACCATTTCCACGCAGCCTTGCAGACTCAAGGCCGCAGCACAGCTCAAACTTATGACAGCAGCAGATTTGCCCAGCTTGCTCCAGGATTTCTTAATCATCAGCATCACCTCCGAATAATGCGGCATCAATGCCGTCACACAAACAATGTATGGTTAATAAGTGAACTTCCTGTATGCGCGCTGTCCTGTCATGCGGTACGCAGATATGGACATCGGCCTCAGTCAGGATATTCGTAATTTCTCCGCCGCCCTTGCCAGTCAGCGCCACCACACGCATATCCCGTTCAAGTGCAGCATTGATGGCATTCACCACACTCAGCGAATTGCCTGAAGTGGACAGGGCCAGCAAGATATCGCCAGACTGCCCAAATGCCTGCACCTGCTTGGAAAATACTTCATTAAAACTGTAGTCATTTGCTACTGCAGTCAGGATAGAGGTATCTGTCGTCAGGGCCATGGCCGGTAAAGGCAGGCGCTCGCGCTCAAAGCGCCCTACCAGCTCGGCGGCAAAGTGCTGACAGTCGGCCGCAGAACCGCCATTACCACAGGCGAGTATCTTGTTACCATTAGACAGCGCCGAGAACATGAGTTCCACCGCTTCTGAAATAGGCTGGGCCAGCTCTGTACCAGCCCGCATTTTTAATTCTGCACTTTCCTGGAAGTGCGCCAATATGCGTTGATTTGTCATAATGCTTACTTAGTATGATTGCGTCAGATTATACGGCAGGCAAGGCATTAGTGGACTGTAACAGTGAAAGCAGAGTGCCTGTCACGTGCGCGTCCTCACTTCAACTTTCACTAGTCCAGTCCCCTAT
It encodes the following:
- a CDS encoding sensor domain-containing diguanylate cyclase, whose translation is MAKRIFRKNLQAIALAMLAALILGLILSAYLLQRNLRAEALYKSDTLASNMADAMIANDMRQLQSLLLNATNTPDMQTANVYDSHGQPILAWNPQGQLIKTSGVEATTLLRRHVVEYHLGNFSAISPVLSGTTVIGQVQLQISTWPLYQHILLFLLIAGFLFVFTTVLAAYWLTNNQLRSMQPIMELSVIAEKVATLGDYSLRAPQDPEHELGSLNMHFNLMLARMEAWENDMQSEAKERREADSRLAILNNHDSLTKLPNRHYFHRLLSNCLEDAVANEEMAALMFIDLDHFKGLSESFGYDAGDLILATMANRLCGVLRSTDTLCRVDGDEFAAIMPNVGSLEVVEQLADRLVKAINQPMTLRGQQILLSASVGVACCPLHAKEQRLFLHHADIALKAAKAAGRNTWRLYSKDLPKTSQAVQLSI
- a CDS encoding DUF962 domain-containing protein, coding for MQQANSRQIEQLLAKYSESHLNPTNELIHFVCVPVIVLSFLGLIWAVHPMAALAVTVISLIYYTTLSVPFAVGMLGMSGTMLWILSQLPQHLMWQISLGIFVVAWIGQFIGHKIEGKKPSFFDDLRYLLIGPLFVLSFLYRRLHIAY
- a CDS encoding helix-turn-helix transcriptional regulator, encoding MKLPQQPGRLFLWRGAALVISPGIDSSLHTHFALQLTYGLERPFRARLQADHDWTETRSASFAPHDAHQIDSDGGMLAHLFLEMPEAVKLSGTDLRAAFGTWPEFQALATSLSDNRHQSLDMEAAQHIRQIWQACALPQSQTSASLDSRILTALDAIAASHGADCNGENLARLVHLSESRFTHLFRQQTGMSLSRYLLWSRMVDAVAAVAQGNNMTAAAHASGFADLAHMSRTFRSMMGVAPSELHRMAIAFKQDAI
- the slmA gene encoding nucleoid occlusion factor SlmA; this translates as MASTKPGERKLQILQTLAAMLEHPKGEKVTTAALAAKVAVSEAALYRHFASKAQMFEGLIEFIESSIFGLINQINESQEDGMVQAQSIIMMLLNFAERNPGMTRVLIGDALVNEDERLQLRMNQLAERLEMAFRQSLRLAASQGHFAEEEAQARASLLCSFVMGRWLRFAKTGFKLLPTEQAAMHVALLLR
- a CDS encoding pyrimidine 5'-nucleotidase — protein: MRRRPEPLWLFDLDNTLHNASHAIFPVISQNMNAFLARVLGEDGKPADAERVNAIRQQYYARYGVTMLGMVRHHGVRADEFLQEVHHFDDLSAMIRYERGLKKLLSRLPGKKILLTNAPRVYSGRVLRHMGLHKHFDAHIPVEAMRVHGQLQPKPSRSYLRKLLATYGKQARDCILVEDSVENLLAAKQEGLRTAWVTGYTPVHQRKRAAACADVKIKSVIQLARHIHRLRA
- the argB gene encoding acetylglutamate kinase, whose protein sequence is MSDLNANTTEELAPEDRLAGVEPAIKAEILAEALPYIRKFHGKTIVVKYGGNAMTEERLKHGFARDVILLKLVGMNPVVVHGGGPQIDNALKKMGKQGTFIQGMRITDEETMEVVEWVLGGEVQQDIVMLINHYGGQAVGLTGKDGGLIRARKMMMPDRENPGAMLDIGYVGEIDAINPAVVKALQDDAFIPIISPIGFGEDGQAYNINADLVAGKIAEILKAEKLIMMTNIPGVLDKQGNLVTDLSAREIDEMFADGTISGGMLPKISSALDAAKSGVNTVHIIDGRIEHSLLLEVLTEQAFGTMIRSH
- a CDS encoding sigma-70 family RNA polymerase sigma factor: MTSITDLHQQLENLRPGLYRFAQLQLRNECAAEDAVQETLLAVLEKPDSFAGNSSLRTYVTGILKFKIIDHLRSLKKEKPLEIKDDESEDDLIDSLFNANGHVIGMPTAWGAPEATLQQKDFFRVLEVCLENLPAKTARVFMMREWLELETEEICKELELSTSNLWVVLYRARLRLRECLDLNWFGRVSSGEKI
- a CDS encoding zf-HC2 domain-containing protein; this encodes MSVFIVCKQAHQLISEGLDRPLSLSERTQLKMHLAICRACTGFDGQMSFLRKAMKKTASEGLPAETDNADGKGSAT
- a CDS encoding cysteine-rich CWC family protein is translated as MSVCPRCQAVFTCAMADNTGQACWCTALPPIAFKKLPDGVLKMDASCFCPHCLPQWKAEREAEYQRDNVQPEA
- the folE gene encoding GTP cyclohydrolase I produces the protein MSNDTPLAYKAVNIPVSQRIRERITASKTRFHANDNIARFIEAGEMDELQAEVEEKLRAVLESLVIDTESDHNTQDTGRRVAKMFIQEVFKGRYVPMPAVTEFPNASHLNELMIIGPITVRSACSHHLCPIIGKVWIGVMPNEHSNLIGLSKYARIAEWVMSRPQIQEEAVVQLADTLQEKMQPDGLAVVMEADHFCMHWRGVKDMDAAMINSVMHGSFLKDANLRREFLSLIKR
- a CDS encoding BLUF domain-containing protein — protein: MLVRLLYASRVVDEKMCDIVQSVVSQSRQHNPQHGITGVLCHSDQVFMQVLEGGREAVNTLYSHILRDERHTDVILLDYEEILERRYAGWTMGQANMSKINPSILLKYSPLPVLDPHRMSGKILLALIDELMATASIVGRT
- a CDS encoding DinB family protein → MDSILVSLFSYKAWANAEMHAALARFDAQRHPDQFQAMLHTLDHVNVVDRIFKGHLSGTGAAGFTSTNSETIPDLSALREIVSATDNWYLDFVSGLSTERLKQRLQFSFTDGDKGTMSCEEMLLHVITHGGYHRGCVGQILEDMGISSPPDSLTKFLHRHEPERRLHHE
- a CDS encoding LemA family protein → MIAMIVLAVIFAILAFWVLGIQKRLLSSRRRIKYAFSQMDIQFKRRYELIPNLVEIAKGYMKHEREALEAIITALNEAVSANAMACLHPLVGIAILHLAATEDRLTVTLGRMFAIAETCPDLQANENMQRLSTELNDAENKLIFARQAYNDCVVQYNQSMEHFPGPAIANIFGFHAAELMQVAESDGGLVAQLAVASV
- a CDS encoding BON domain-containing protein, with the translated sequence MIKKSWSKLGKSAAVISLSCAAALSLQGCVEMVVGSAVVGTFAATDRRTFGAQTEDKAIVIKGETRISRLLDKNGHVNVNSFNRRVLLTGEVIDENAKSAAEREMRAVEGVSAVTNELIIGPVSNYTARSNDTLITTKVKATFVDAKEVSANAFKVVTEAGVVFLMGRVTQREGNHAADLASSISGVRKVVKVFEYITEEELKTYQATPSKNPPSDN
- a CDS encoding phosphoheptose isomerase; protein product: MTNQRILAHFQESAELKMRAGTELAQPISEAVELMFSALSNGNKILACGNGGSAADCQHFAAELVGRFERERLPLPAMALTTDTSILTAVANDYSFNEVFSKQVQAFGQSGDILLALSTSGNSLSVVNAINAALERDMRVVALTGKGGGEITNILTEADVHICVPHDRTARIQEVHLLTIHCLCDGIDAALFGGDADD